The following DNA comes from Musa acuminata AAA Group cultivar baxijiao chromosome BXJ1-4, Cavendish_Baxijiao_AAA, whole genome shotgun sequence.
GATTCGAGTTTGTTGTCCATTCATCTCCCAAAAATAAAGACCAAATGATTGGACAAATACTAATGTTATAATTTAAGTTGATCTGAGACAATCAAAATGCAACAATCTCCAAAAGTTCACAACACTAGATGTTATCTAAGTAGACAAAGTTTACTAGCAGACCTGCCAGCCAATCCCTCGGCTCAATACATAAGCAGGTGGAGGAGTTGCAATAGCCAGGCGTGATGCTGCCTTATAAGCACCAGTTGACTGCAGATTTGAGCAAAAGAAATTTAAAAGCCATTATAGGAAATATAAACATTATCAACTGTTACCTCTATGACAGAAACCCATACAGCAGCCATCATGGATACTGAATGGCCAGCATCAAAAGTTGGTGCACCCCATTGCAAAGGATATGGGAATTTGAACCTGTAAGCATTAATATTAAGAAAGAGCACAAACTTCAACGGCAAActtaaaagggaaaaaaatgtGATTTAAGACTTTACCAAGGAGCAGATGATATTAGATTGGCCCTGTCAGTGCGGCAGCTGTCTTGAGTTTTAGTAGGCCTATGGTTATATGCACCACCTGCTGTTAGGATAAGAGAATATATCCAAATGACTGTAACACAGATGAGTACTGGAAAGCGTTCAAAGATGGGAAAATCCCTGAATGGCCTGTAGTGCTTCAAATACTGCAAACCAACAAATTTCATCATTATGATCAAAATGAGAAGCCAAAAGAGGGGAGGAAACTTATTTTTGCAGAAAAACAAACTACCTGAGATAGTCCAATGAGCATCAAAAGCATTGGTATGCCTATTTCCACGCAGTTTCCTAcctaaagaacaaaaaataaatcattcaaaAATGTAAGTTCTCTTATTTCTCTTTTCCAACAATGACTGCCACCCTTATCGTAGAGGATTGAACACTAAAGAGCTACTGACATACAGCAGGAAAACCTCTTTCAAATAGTCCCAAGCCAACCAATCCAATTACAGGTGCCATCCCTAGGGGACTGAAAAACCTGTAAAGATAACACAATGTAAAATGACTTATGCAAATAGCACGATGGTGATATCTTCAAGCAAGGTTATATAGATTACCTTGTAAAAATTCCCCAAAGCTGACTATAACCAAGTATTATTTGCAAACTGGATGCAATAATTAGTGCTCCTTGAATAGCTCGCATGGTTTGCAAAAACCTCTGCAAGTTGAAAATTTGGCAAACTGCATCTAAGCTTAACTAGGTCATTGATGTATAAATGGTGAAGAAAAGAACCAGTCTCTGGAAAGCCCTTAATAGAGAACATAGGAACTCACTTCATGTTGATCAGGAATTCTCTGCAAAGACGAGTCACGTATAATATAAAGGATAGGTATCACATACGCGAAAGAACCACCCACAACCGTGGGCAAACGTGTTCCAAACAATGCTTGCAAGAGTGTGTTGATTCCAGATACAAACAATAATGTTTGTATAACACGAACCTTGTCAGCCTAGGTTGGATACAGAAAACATGTCATAAAAAGGCACCAATCAGGAAAAAATTGCATAAAAAGGTCCATTACAATTGTATAGCTGAAATGAATTTGAACTTACATCAGTCCCACCCATCAGTGGAACAAGCAGTGAAGGAATCATCACACTGGTGCCCAGCATTAGAATGTAATTTTGAAAAGCCAACAAGATAGTTTCAACTGCAGGAAGGAAACAGGCAAAAATGCAAATAATATATACAGCAGGCATATACTGGAAAGGAAGGAACAGCAAATTTTTGCAATTCACATGCAAGCTGAATTACACATGCATTGGTTCACATTTCAACATAACAGTTCTTAAATTTATTAATGGAATAATTGTAGGCAAAGTTATCATACATGATGGTAATATAACCCTAAGATTATGGTTCATCAATCACTATTCCTGAGGCCAAAGAAGAGTAGAAGTAATAAACAAGAGCTTATGGTTTTCACACAAATGCCAAATGATGGTATTGGATATTTGCCTCCTCTCATCTCATTTTCAGTTGCTTCCCCTAGTGGTTTATGCACTACAACAAGCTCTGTAGATCTGGCAGCCTATGTAACACCTTCACATGGCCACAGAGTATAGAACACCAACTTTATCTATAAAGCACCGTCACAATGGCAACAATAAATACTGAGCATGCCAGAAATTTTCAGCACATCTTTGCATAACAACAAATTTTCTGATCTTAGCACTCAGGTGGATAAGCTGACAAGATATACAATAATAGCAGGTGAATAAACAACTACTAAGAACATTCCAACCAACTAATATCCAAGTACGATTAAAAGTTTAGAAGGGCAACTCAAGAATATTAGGCATGACATGGTAGCCCACACATTAGGTAATGTGAAGAGTCATTATTTACGTCTCGCTGCGCTGAGGACTGTTCCAAGATCGTAAGAAGATCTTAGTATCCTTTATCTTTGAACAAGCGATCCTAATAGCACATGCTTTAATGTTCAATCTTAAATCCACTAACTTACTACAAGGATAATTTCAACCTAGAGATAACTGACCAAGCTTTCTGAATATCTTAGCAAaacaaaaaagaatcaaaatactTTCTTATCGATAAAATAAAGTTAAATAATCGAGATATGGTCGGCCCCTCATTGGACTACT
Coding sequences within:
- the LOC135586707 gene encoding nucleobase-ascorbate transporter 1-like, whose amino-acid sequence is MENISHPPMEQLQDLEYCIDSNPPWVETILLAFQNYILMLGTSVMIPSLLVPLMGGTDADKVRVIQTLLFVSGINTLLQALFGTRLPTVVGGSFAYVIPILYIIRDSSLQRIPDQHERFLQTMRAIQGALIIASSLQIILGYSQLWGIFTRFFSPLGMAPVIGLVGLGLFERGFPAVGNCVEIGIPMLLMLIGLSQYLKHYRPFRDFPIFERFPVLICVTVIWIYSLILTAGGAYNHRPTKTQDSCRTDRANLISSAPWFKFPYPLQWGAPTFDAGHSVSMMAAVWVSVIESTGAYKAASRLAIATPPPAYVLSRGIGWQGIGVLLDGLFGTGTGSTVSVENVGLLGLTRVGSRRVVQISAGFMIFFSTLGKFGAVFASIPFPIFAALYCVLFGLVASVGISFLQFTNMNSMRNLIITGLSLFLGISVPQYFNDTLVSSGHAPVNTRAGWFNGFLNTIFLSPPTVGLIVGVFLDNTLEVEKSKKDRGMPWWVKFRTFRGDNRNEEFYTLPFNLNRFFPPT